The following are encoded together in the Brassica napus cultivar Da-Ae chromosome A9, Da-Ae, whole genome shotgun sequence genome:
- the LOC106349186 gene encoding GTP-binding protein ERG: MKAFRSLRILISTSRTATTPRCKPHLPHTFLRRFYSAQPNLDEPTGDSVFDSSQYSIPVTEDSSKKQKQPNWDKGYRERVQRELFPEDKGKSKSPEEDSSEEEESVDRSRILAKALLEAALDSADDELGEGEVREEDQKSLNVGIIGPPNAGKSSLTNFMVGTKVAAASRKTNTTTHEVLGVLTKGDTQVCFFDTPGLMLKKSGYGYKDIKARVQNAWTSVDLFDVLIVMFDVHRHLTCPDSRVVRLITYMGEEANPKQKRILCMNKVDLVEKKKDLLKVAEEFQDLPAYERYFMISGLKGSGVKDLSQYLMDQAVKKPWEEDPFTMSEEVMKNISLEVVRERLLDHVHQEVPYGVEHRLVDWREQRDGSLRIEQHLITPKLSQRKILVGKGGAKIGRIGIEANEELRRIMNRKVHLILKVLLK, translated from the exons ATGAAAGCTTTCAGATCTCTACGAATACTTATTTCCACCTCACGAACAGCTACGACACCTCGCTGTAAACCCCATCTCCCTCACACCTTCCTCCGCAGGTTCTACTCGGCGCAGCCGAACCTAGACGAACCCACCGGCGACTCTGTTTTCGATAGCAGTCAATACTCAATCCCTGTTACCGAAGACTCCTCGAAAAAGCAAAAGCAACCTAATTGGGATAAAGGGTACAGGGAAAGGGTACAGAGGGAGCTGTTTCCGGAAGACAAAGGTAAATCGAAATCTCCAGAAGAAGATAGCtccgaagaagaagagagtgttgATAGGTCAAGGATTCTAGCGAAGGCTCTCTTGGAGGCGGCGCTTGACTCAGCTGATGACGAACTCGGTGAAGGCGAGGTTCGAGAAGAAGATCAGAAGTCTCTTAATGTCGGCATCATCGGCCCCCCGAACGCCGGCAAATCTTCCCTCACTAATTTCATG GTTGGAACAAAGGTAGCAGCTGCTTCAAGGAAGACCAACACGACGACCCATGAAGTGTTAGGAGTGTTGACTAAAGGAGATACACAAGTT TGTTTCTTTGATACTCCGGGTTTGATGTTGAAGAAAAGCGGATATGGTTACAAAGACATCAAGGCTCGTGTGCAAAATGCTTGGACTTCGGTTGACCTTTTTGATGTCCTCATTGTTATGTTTGATGTCCACAGGCATCTCACTTG TCCGGATTCAAGAGTTGTACGCTTGATAACATACATGGGAGAGGAAGCAAATCCGAAACAAAAGCGTATTTTATGTATGAACAAAGTTGATTTGgttgagaagaagaaagatctcTTAAAGGTTGCTGAGGAGTTCCAAGATCTCCCGGCATATGAAAG GTACTTCATGATATCAGGGCTCAAGGGATCTGGAGTTAAGGATCTCAGCCAGTATTTAATGGATCAGGCAGTAAAGAAGCCGTGGGAGGAAGATCCATTCACCATGAGTGAAGAAGTCATGAAGAACATCTCTCTTGAAGTTGTTAGGGAGAGATTACTAGACCACGTTCATCAG GAAGTACCATATGGCGTGGAGCACCGTCTAGTGGACTGGAGAGAGCAGCGAGATGGGTCTCTGAGGATCGAACAGCATCTCATCACTCCTAAACTTAGCCAGCGCAAGATTCTTGTGGGCAAGGGAGGTGCTAAAATTGG GAGGATAGGAATAGAGGCAAACGAAGAACTTAGGAGAATAATGAACCGCAAAGTTCATCTCATTCTCAAGGTGTTGCTCAAGTGA
- the LOC106349188 gene encoding peroxidase 7, with protein sequence MKSAVVSVFVLVILVAWPVSASKDLPGEGGYGGDEEEDTKSWFPLDNLLSLSYYDKICPNFEKIVDTKVREWTKTDPSLGPSLLRLLFHDCGVTGCDASILLDHKGSERRSPASKTLRGFELIEDIKSEIEKSCPGLVSCADILTAASRSATYQLGGPYWPNAYGRRDSTNSYARDVEKVPSGRRDITGLLETFQSYGLNILDLVVLSGAHTIGKAYCGTIQSRLYNFNATHGTDPSIDSKYADFLRRKCRWASETVYLDATTPVVFDNQYYINLQKNMGVLTTDAELVKDPRTAPLVKAFAEQPPQMFRHQFAVSMAKLVNVGVITGEDRTGEIRRVCSKSNSKRY encoded by the exons ATGAAGTCGGCCGTGGTCTCAGTCTTCGTCCTCGTGATTCTCGTGGCCTGGCCAGTATCGGCTAGCAAAGACTTACCGGGAGAGGGAGGATACGGAGGCGACGAGGAAGAGGACACAAAGTCATGGTTTCCTTTGGACAATCTGTTATCGTTGAGTTATTATGATAAGATTTGtccaaattttgagaaaatcgTTGATACAAAAGTCAGGGAATGGACAAAAACTGATCCTTCCCTTGGTCCATCCCTCCTCCGCCTTCTCTTCCACGATTGCGGCGTCACG GGATGTGATGCATCGATTCTTCTAGACCACAAAGGATCAGAGAGAAGATCTCCAGCAAGCAAAACCCTAAGAGGCTTCGAGCtgatcgaggatatcaagtcCGAGATCGAGAAATCCTGCCCCGGTCTAGTCTCATGTGCCGACATCCTAACCGCAGCTAGCCGCAGCGCAACATACCAACTAGGTGGTCCTTACTGGCCCAACGCCTACGGACGTCGTGACTCGACCAACTCTTACGCTAGAGACGTCGAGAAAGTCCCTTCAGGCCGCCGTGACATCACCGGCCTCCTCGAGACGTTTCAGTCGTACGGACTCAACATTCTCGACCTTGTCGTCCTTTCCGGAGCCCACACCATCGGAAAAGCCTACTGTGGAACCATCCAGTCGAGGCTTTACAATTTCAACGCGACCCATGGAACTGATCCGTCTATTGACTCCAAATACGCAGATTTCTTGCGCCGCAAGTGTCGTTGGGCCTCAGAGACGGTTTACCTAGACGCCACGACTCCTGTGGTATTCGATAATCAGTATTACATTAATCTTCAGAAGAATATGGGAGTTTTGACGACTGATGCGGAGCTTGTGAAGGATCCGAGGACCGCTCCGCTTGTGAAGGCTTTCGCGGAGCAGCCGCCTCAGATGTTCAGACATCAGTTTGCTGTGTCGATGGCTAAGCTGGTCAATGTTGGTGTCATCACTGGTGAAGATCGTACTGGAGAGATCAGGAGAGTTTGCAGTAAATCTAACTCTAAACGTTACtga
- the LOC106349187 gene encoding vacuolar-sorting receptor 6: MSLISKGATLALFLALTMVVNGVFGRFIVEKSSVTILSPLAMRSKHDAAIANFGVPNYGGYMIGSVVYAGQGAFGCDSFDKTFKPKFPRPTILIIDRGECYFALKVWNGQKSGAAAVLIADNVDESLITMDSPEESKEADDFIEKLTIPSALIDLSFANTLKQALKKGEEVVLKIDWSESLPHPDERVEYELWTNTNDECGARCDEQMNFVKNFKGHAQILEKGGYSLFTPHYITWFCPKDYVSSNQCKSQCINQGRYCAPDPEQDFGDGYDGKDIVFENLRQLCVHRVGKEINKSWVWWDYVTDFHIRCSMKEKKYTKECAESVVESLGLPLDKIKKCMGDPAADVENEVLKGEQALQVGQGDRGDVTILPTLIINNAQYRGKLESSSVLKAICSGFKERTEPGICLSGDIETNECLEANGGCWQDKKSNVTACKDTFRGRVCECPVVNGVQYKGDGYTSCEPYGPARCSLNQGGCWSETKKGLTFSACSNTETSGCRCPSGFKGDGLKCEDIDECKEKSACQCDGCKCNNKWGSFECKCSGNRLYMKEQDTCIEKSGSGIGWFFTFVILAAVGGICVGGYVFYKYRLRSYMDSEIMAIMSQYMPLESQNTTDPMTGESQQLRLTSAA, encoded by the exons ATGTCTTTGATCAGTAAAGGAGCCACCTTGGCTCTGTTTCTAGCGTTGACCATGGTGGTGAACGGCGTTTTCGGGAGATTCATCGTTGAGAAGAGCAGCGTCACGATCTTAAGCCCTTTGGCAATGCGGTCGAAACACGACGCAGCCATTGCTAACTTCGGCGTACCTAACTACGGTGGTTACATGATCGGCTCCGTCGTCTACGCCGGTCAAGGAGCTTTTGGGTGCGATTCCTTTGACAAGACTTTCAAACCCAAGTTCCCTCGTCCTACCATCTTAATCATCGATCGTGGAG AGTGCTACTTTGCACTAAAGGTATGGAACGGTCAAAAATCCGGTGCAGCAGCAGTTCTAATAGCAGATAACGTAGACGAGTCATTGATAACAATGGATTCACCTGAAGAATCCAAAGAAGCTGATGACTTCATAGAGAAACTCACCATTCCATCTGCTTTAATCGACCTTTCTTTCGCAAACACCCTCAAGCAAGCTCTCAAGAAAGGAGAGGAAGTAGTCCTCAAGATAGACTGGAGCGAGTCACTGCCTCATCCAGATGAGAGAGTTGAGTATGAGCTATGGACCAACACGAACGATGAGTGTGGTGCGCGGTGCGATGAGCAGatgaattttgtaaaaaactTTAAAGGGCACGCACAGATTCTCGAGAAAGGAGGATACTCTTTGTTCACACCTCATTACATTACATGGTTTTGTCCTAAAGATTATGTTTCAAGCAATCAGTGTAAGTCTCAGTGTATAAACCAAGGGAGGTATTGTGCTCCTGACCCTGAACAAGACTTTGGAGATGGATACGATGGGAAAGACATTGTTTTCGAGAACTTGAGACAGCTATGTGTTCATAGAGTAGGGAAGGAGATAAACAAGTCTTGGGTTTGGTGGGACTATGTGACTGATTTTCACATTAGGTGTTCCATGAAGGAGAAGAAGTATACTAAAGAATGTGCAGAGAGTGTTGTGGAATCTCTAG GTTTGCCACTTGACAAGATCAAGAAATGTATGGGTGATCCTGCAGCTGATGTGGAGAATGAGGTTTTAAAAGGTGAGCAAGCACTTCAGGTTGGACAGGGAGACCGTGGGGATGTCACAATCTTGCCAACATTGATCATCAACAATGCTCAATACCGCG GTAAACTCGAGAGTAGTTCGGTATTAAAGGCTATATGTTCAGGTTTCAAGGAGAGAACCGAACCCGGGATCTGTCTAAGTGGAG ATATAGAAACAAATGAATGTCTTGAAGCAAATGGAGGATGTTGGCAAGACAAGAAATCTAATGTAACAgcttgcaag GACACATTTAGGGGAAGAGTCTGTGAATGCCCTGTTGTGAATGGTGTGCAGTATAAAGGAGATGGCTATACTTCATGTGAAC CTTATGGACCTGCAAGATGTTCATTGAATCAAGGAGGCTGCTGGTCTGAAACAAAAAAGGGCCTAACTTTCTCCGCTTGTTCG AACACGGAGACATCTGGATGTCGTTGCCCTTCAGGTTTCAAAGGAGATGGTCTTAAATGTGAAG ACATTGATGAATGTAAGGAGAAATCAGCATGTCAATGTGATGGATGCAAGTGTAACAACAAATGGGGAAGCTTCGAATGCAAATGCTCTGGCAATCGTCTCTACATGAAAGAACAAGACACTTGTATTG AGAAAAGCGGGTCAGGAATTGGATGGTTCTTTACATTTGTGATACTAGCTGCAGTTGGAGGTATCTGTGTAGGTGGTTACGTGTTCTACAAGTATCGTCTCAGG TCTTATATGGATTCAGAAATTATGGCGATTATGTCTCAGTACATGCCATTGGAGAGCCAAAACACTACCGATCCAATGACTGGTGAATCTCAACAGCTGCGACTAACTTCTGCAGCCTAA
- the LOC106349189 gene encoding uncharacterized protein LOC106349189, with protein sequence MAKSMRCKRVKRLRAIRREIVEKEAFTLTRDDAKSAAIEAALAAPKLPVRQPPPSPFMEVATPTPESTSASVHDMEMDDEKRNKSLKPIGRKLKKKFKMGMKNRRSKGFLRGKRV encoded by the exons ATGGCGAAATCAATGAGATGCAAGAGGGTGAAGAGATTGAGAGCTATTAGAAGAGAAATAGTGGAGAAGGAAGCATTCACTCTAACGAGAGACGACGCCAAATCCGCCGCCATCGAAGCCGCACTCGCCGCCCCCAAATTACCTGTTCGTCAGCCACCACCTTCTCCGTTCATGGAAGTTGCGACCCCCACTCCCGAGTCTACCTCTGCCTCCGTTCATG ATATGGAAATGGATGATGAGAAGCGTAATAAGTCTCTTAAACCCATCGGGaggaagttgaagaagaagTTTAAGATGGGCATGAAGAATCGTCGCAGCAAGGGTTTCCTTCGAGGCAAGCGTGTCTAA